In Euphorbia lathyris chromosome 2, ddEupLath1.1, whole genome shotgun sequence, the sequence TTGTTTccttgttccgggatccgtaaCCACGAAGTTTTTCCACTTGATCAAAGTAGGAACACTGAATGTCATCTACAGTGACAAAATATGTTGTCTCCATTCCCTGAATGAGCAAAATATTAGTACATGTACATTCAAAGAGGAGATCTAGTAAAATTATATGGAAACAACATAAATTCAGGGAAACGGATACGGACACAGACACGGAAACGGACACCACCGAAgacattatttctaaaacataaccttctGACATGGACACGAAACGCAAAAACACTACGAAATAGAAGTATTCGTGCAACATAGATATCCAATAATCAATTTTTATCCACATTCGAGTATTGACATAGAAATTCAGTGCTATGACCGATAATTTTGCAAATGATTGGTCGAGCAATTACTAGACTAATATCTCAGCAACAGCACGGTAGAAAAGGAAATACCAGACAGTTGTTGGGTTCTAAAGTATGCAGAAGTACATTCGAAATTTTAACCTCCGAAATTGGGTAAAAGAGGAAAAACAAAATGTAAaatgacggaatgggcaaagaTCCACATACCTGTAAGCACGGAAGGATAGCAGGTCTTCGCTGCTGTAAAAAATGAATGCACATCAACACATACctgaaattaaaagaaaattggTTAACCGAAATGCGATAAAAGGAGCATGAAAGGTCATCAAAATCTACTACTAGAATAGCTGTTAACAGTATAgtttaaagagaaaaagaagtACTTACGCATAACTAGATAGTGTTCCCTGGTAAGTTTCATTAACACCTCTCGACTTTGCCCAGTGTTTTACTATAAAAGTCAATTGCCTTAACCTCACATCTATTAGCGAGTAATCCCGAAGAAGCTTCGTATTAACAACAGCCAAAACGTTGTTTATACATATGTCGCAGGAGAGTCCAGTCACTGGATCCATGAGCTTTACAATTGGGACCCTAGCACGTGTCAGTGCCTGCAAAAAAACTTGGATTAAGGACTCACCGTGAAGAGGTCATGCATGAATTAAACCAACGGTAAAACTAGTCCAAAAAAAGATAAACGAAAGATCAAACTCTAGAGCCAAAAAAAAACCATGACCACCATTTGAGTCGGGACCATAAACATATTATCAATTTACATTTACTTAACACTAAGCATAGCAATAAATCACCCAAAGAATATGCATAATTCCATTCTTATTACCACATGGAAATGGAAATAGATACGAAAAATTGAAACCGAAACAGAAAACGGGAAGCAAtaatttgtaaaaattatagGAAATGAGAAATGCGGAAGAAACATGTAAACATTgaaaatatatggatatatctataaattaatcatttccTCGGACATTCATTTAAGTCTTCTAGAGTGGCTACCTATTCATAAATAAATGATTACTAAGGACAGTGATGCATCAATTAAGGCATAGCAATTGAGGTTGAAATGATAGAGCCAAATCTAAAGAAGACCCTAATCTCTAGCAACGAGAAACAACCAGAAAAATAACAGAACACAAACACGTTTATGCATAAAGAATAGATAAAGATTTAAAGTGCCCTTCGCTGCACTTATCAAAGAGCATGTTATCATAACAGAAAAATGTTCTTGGCCACTCTGCCTCCTGATAATTTCTTAACATCTATATTCTTAAAACCAAGGCGAACTTTTGTTCTGAGTTTTGAGTCTGGTTGACAAACTGAAGAACTCAGCAGAGCAATGTAACTAATTATCGTATTAACAACATGGTATCAACAATGAATTTATAATGATGCTAATTTGACTCACCTGCACATTCTGGAGGTTATCTGATTGCAACAATTCTGCCAACTTCAACAATATTTCAGACTTGTTAATATCTCCATCTCCAATGGCAAGGCAAACATCAACATCGCTCTTCAAAACCCCAAATGAGTTGGCACACGAACCATATAGATATAATCGTGCTTGGGGCCATTCTTTGTTTACTAATTTCTCCAATAATGTCAAAAGTTGCTTTTGCTTTGCCTTTTCTTCCTCTGGAGGTATTAGAGACTCataaattgaaacaaaatgagCATTCAATCTGTCTATGTCTCTATGACATTCCATCTGCCTTTTAAGCATTCTCATCCTTTGGCTTAGTATCTGCTGGCCCCGATTATCTAATCTGGTTTCCTGATCATAAAAGGAAGTTCAAAATCAGATGATTGACAATTGAAAACTACATTTTCCTGAGCAACAAACAATTCCTTACACTGACCTCAGTGATAATTTCATCAATAATACACCAATTATCATTTAAATAATTGATGGCATGAAAATTTTCATGTACAGATGCTAATTTAACCATTATTCCAAAAAGGCTTAAACCACTATTTGGTCCCAGACCTATGCTTTGGCAACATTTACCCTGATctatcaaaatcaataaaatttgAACCAATTTGAACAgaaccatagttgttaaaggcacgCCTCACTCAAAGTAGTGAGCATTGATTGCAGAAAGCAAGGCACGCCTCTGTGTTTTCactaaggtttttttttatgttttgtgtAAAACAAatgttttgttgttgttgttgttgttgttgttgtaaaacAAATGTTTGACTAATCTCAAACactaatctaatttaaataagatTAATATTAACCCTTGATCTAAATAAGAATAGCACGCATAACTAAATGTAGAAATGGATTAAGAGCGGTCACGTAAAGAAAGTCTCCTCCACTCCACTCAATATCAAGTGACAATGAATGttttattagtttagtagcACTAGTTAAGACATTAAGTATATATTAATGTATCTATGAAGTATGAACTTAACTTGGTGgttttgacatttatgatttagtattatgttttaATGTGGTTTAGTTTTGTTTGTCTGATCACAAGTGTGTTTTTTTGGTTTATGCTTTAACTAGTAAAAGAGTTGTTTTTTTACTAGCTTTTCGGTTTAGGCTCCAGGATCCCCTtagcgccttagtgcgccttgtGCCTTTAACAATTATGGACGGAATTAAGAGATGTCatctaaaatgtttagagtgacaAAAAcgaaataattcaaaaatatcATTCTCGCCGCCTTGACAAATACTGTACCAAGAAAGGCAAGAGAGACCTTTATCTTTCTATTTCCATTTAAGGATGAAAGTTTTGATGACTTAGTACATTATTTGGCAAGTTGGAATGACAGTTTTAAACTTGTATTTACCAAATAGAGGTGTAAATGTCATTAATTTTGGACCAATTAGTGCTTTAAGACTTCCATAAATAACTAGTACAATTAATAGATAAACAGATATTTGAACTTCAGTAAGAAACACATAGCAGAGACACAGTATACCTTCTCACGAGAATAGCGATTTTGCTTCATGTTATTCCTGCTATCCGAATCACCGTCCAGCAATAAAGAATCAACAATTTCTTCGCCAATATCAATCAAGTCATGATGACCATCATCCTTCCCATCTTCAACGACCACATCATCTAAATTCAACAAAGACGCCTCCACCTCCAATGCTGAAACAGATTGAAGATGTCTAGTGAGCCCAAAATCTCCTGAGCGATCAGCTTCCTTTACACTACTATCTTCACTGCTGAAAATAGCATGCTTGTTACTTAATTGGCCCTGATTCCCCCTTTCCATATTCACATTATGGTCTTGACCTCTGTTTCTGAAATCGAAGTCCCAATTCACTCCTCCTGCTCCTGAATTATTGGAAAATCCTGGAGGAGGCACTGGAAGTTGCAATTCCAGTGACTTATAATTACCTCCTCCATGGAGCTGCATTCCCCATCCACCACTAACTCTCTGATCCTTCTCGTGCAAATCGAAACTTCTCGGATTTCTCTCCAATCCGTTTAAATTTCTGATCCCCAATCCAACAACATCCAGCTCCTTTGAATTGAATACACCAGGAGGAGTTCCGATATCACTACGAAACGAGCCAAATTGTAGCTTCGGCTCCACTTGCTGCTTTGGCTGTAACAGATTATGAATTGGATGATTACCTCTGATATCAGTACTTGAAAACCCTAACCGCTGAAGATCATCACCAAAGAGTCCTTGAAATTGATTCGGCGGTGGCGGTGGCGGCGGCAATTGGTATGGATTTTGGGGAAACCCATACAAACTAGcaggatgaagatgaggaggaagaggaggaggaggagaaagaTTGTGAGGCCAAGGAGAAGATAAGAAATCCCGACCGTTGGATTGCCAACGTGGCTGTTGTGGCGGCGGCGCGTAGGGCATACTGGGGCCCACAGCCGCAACAGCAGGATCGAGATCGAGATGatactgctgctgctgctgctgctgttgCTGCTCAAACTGATATTGCAGTGATGTAGACGGAGTCATCGGAACCGGAATCGGAAATTGAGACTGAACATGCGAAGTAAGGGTTTGAGCGTGATGATGGTTGTTATTAGACCTCTGAagcaaagaaagaagaaattcACCACCGGTCGACGACGGCTGCAACGGCGGCACATCACCTCCTCCGCCCCCGCTCATGGTGAGGTTTTGCAGTGAAGCGAAGAGGAAATAatgaagaagataaaataaaactccagagaAAACTACTACCTAAGAGTGAGTAGGGATCTTATACATATAGTCTTATCGTAAATCCTATCCGATTTAGGAAAGGAGTTAGGATTATCCAATTAACTGTCAAGGTGTGACGTAATCAACAGGATAGTGTCGTGGAATGCTGTAGGTGATCATTGGGAGTGAGGGTAATTTTGTCAATTCATATAGCCGAACGTCGCCTTGGTGAGTAAGTAGATATATAGAACACTACAATACAACGTCTTCTAGTTCTAATCTAACTGGTGTTGGTTTCGGTAGAGaagtaaaaaaaagaagatgTACACGTGTCATAATTAGAGCAATTTATTTGAGTTGTATTTTGATAAGGTTTAAtgagtttttatatatatatatattttttatttttattttttttttgaactcaAATTTCATTAATAAGCCACAACGggagtttttatatatatatttaatttaaattcgtattttattatatatttaatttaaatttgtattaatttcagttgagtaatatttaGTTAAGTAGTatcattatttaattataattatttatagataatttattagtataatttattattattattattaagtttAGTTCAATTCATAGCATTCCGTTCATTTTAGTTTGGTCAAATGAGTTATTATCTTGTTAACTCATTCTGATGTTTAAGTCAGTTTATGAAAACACAGGATGATAGTCATATTTGGTAAATAAAAGTTGTAATATAAGCTTAATATAATAAACATATGTAGTTTGAGCTGTGTTTACTCTATTTATACGGATGTCGAACTATGGAAAACGGTTATGAGTTGAGTAGCAAGATAGGCCATGTGTCTTTTGTTGATAAAAGGAAGTGCATCCAAATATCGAGGTCTGATATCTCTCAAACCCACTAGACCCGTGATTTTCGGGATCATGCGTGATTATGGTAACGAGTAGATCATTAATTgcattgaactgaactgaattctactgaaactgaaataataatataatcctttaaaaatagcaataattaaaataaaaatctaaataaaaatctgataaaaataataacggttctaataataataataatggaaaaaattataattaaaataaataataataaattactgaactaaactgaattgattactgaactaaactaattgatactgaaattaaataataGAAAACTGAGTCTAAGACTTTCTGAATTAAGCTTTCTGATATACGCTTATATTGTTTTCTTTCTAAGGAAATGTCATGTGTTTTCTATCTTTAAGATTTGAGTCGGGTCTCTTAAATGTTACGTGTTAAAGTTACACTAGTGTGATACCAatgctttttttattattgtactTCTCTTTTATGTTTACTTTCCTTTATTAACATTCTCAATGAAATAATTAACGGATTATTTCCTAGTACAAATTTATGATATCATTAttgtttgtagatctaattaaGGAAGTTTTgtgagtaatttttttttttttttttgaaattatgcTATCATTTTATGAATATTATGTGGTTGATGCAATTTTATTTGTTGTGTTGTGGTTTGGTTACTTTGATTTGGGTGTCAAATTCTTACTTTCCACAT encodes:
- the LOC136220907 gene encoding UTP:RNA uridylyltransferase 1, with amino-acid sequence MSGGGGGDVPPLQPSSTGGEFLLSLLQRSNNNHHHAQTLTSHVQSQFPIPVPMTPSTSLQYQFEQQQQQQQQQYHLDLDPAVAAVGPSMPYAPPPQQPRWQSNGRDFLSSPWPHNLSPPPPLPPHLHPASLYGFPQNPYQLPPPPPPPNQFQGLFGDDLQRLGFSSTDIRGNHPIHNLLQPKQQVEPKLQFGSFRSDIGTPPGVFNSKELDVVGLGIRNLNGLERNPRSFDLHEKDQRVSGGWGMQLHGGGNYKSLELQLPVPPPGFSNNSGAGGVNWDFDFRNRGQDHNVNMERGNQGQLSNKHAIFSSEDSSVKEADRSGDFGLTRHLQSVSALEVEASLLNLDDVVVEDGKDDGHHDLIDIGEEIVDSLLLDGDSDSRNNMKQNRYSREKETRLDNRGQQILSQRMRMLKRQMECHRDIDRLNAHFVSIYESLIPPEEEKAKQKQLLTLLEKLVNKEWPQARLYLYGSCANSFGVLKSDVDVCLAIGDGDINKSEILLKLAELLQSDNLQNVQALTRARVPIVKLMDPVTGLSCDICINNVLAVVNTKLLRDYSLIDVRLRQLTFIVKHWAKSRGVNETYQGTLSSYAYVLMCIHFLQQRRPAILPCLQGMETTYFVTVDDIQCSYFDQVEKLRGYGSRNKETISQLVWAFFNYWAYRHDYANDVISVRRGALISKREKDWTRRIGNDRHLICIEDPFETSHDLGRVVDKYSIKVLREEFERAANIMQYDPNPCVALFEPYVPTRA